Part of the bacterium genome is shown below.
CATATTGCTCGCAGCGGCCACGGCCTTCGGCGGCGTGCGCGTGGGTGACCTAACCGGCTATCCCAACACGACGCCCGTGACGCTGACCGGATACGGTCTCGTCGTCGGATTGGCAGGCACTGGCGATGGCAGCAAATCAACGTTTACGCCACAGACCTTCGCGAGCATGCTCAAGCAATTCGGCATCGAAGTCGCGCCGGGCGAGTTGAAGCTGAAGAACGTCGCGGCGGTGATGATCACCTGCGAAATGCCCGCCGGGGCGCGGCGCGGCGCGCGCATAGACGCACTCGTTTCGTCGCTTGGCGATGCAACCAGCCTACAGGGCGGCACGCTCTTGCGTTCCGTGTTGAACGATCCGTGGGGCAATCCGATCGCCGAGGTGCAAGGTCCAATTTCCATCGGCGGCTTTAACTTTGAAACTGGGGGCAATCGCGTCTCGCGCAATCACGCCGTCGCCGGACGCATTCCGGGAGGGACGATTCTTTTCGCGGACGGCCCGCAACTTCCCGCGCCTGCGGATACCGTTGTCCTTGTGCTGGAGCAGCCTGATCTGCGCACTGCCGTCGCGATTACCAAAGCAATCAACGCGCACTACGGCGGCAGCGCGCGCACCGACGACCCGGCCCAAGTTGTGGTCAACGTGCCGACGATGTACGAAACGCAGAGCGACCGTTTCGAATTTCAATCTATCATTGAAGACATTCAGATCGAGCCCATCGGGACGGACCGCATCGTTATCAATGAGCGCACTGGGACAATTGTCGTCGGTACGGGTGTGACGCTGATGCCGACAGCGATTGCGCACGGCAACTTGACCGTGGAAATTT
Proteins encoded:
- a CDS encoding flagellar basal body P-ring protein FlgI, with the translated sequence MTIVSILLAAATAFGGVRVGDLTGYPNTTPVTLTGYGLVVGLAGTGDGSKSTFTPQTFASMLKQFGIEVAPGELKLKNVAAVMITCEMPAGARRGARIDALVSSLGDATSLQGGTLLRSVLNDPWGNPIAEVQGPISIGGFNFETGGNRVSRNHAVAGRIPGGTILFADGPQLPAPADTVVLVLEQPDLRTAVAITKAINAHYGGSARTDDPAQVVVNVPTMYETQSDRFEFQSIIEDIQIEPIGTDRIVINERTGTIVVGTGVTLMPTAIAHGNLTVEISERPVISQPNAFGQGETVIESQSTISVENAGEGLKEIEGAASVGDVARMLNSLGVTPRDMIAIFQGLKAAGALRAELVII